CGGCTGGTCGCAGGTCAAAGTGGCCACAGTCACCAACTTCCCTAGTGGCAAGCAGTCGTTGCAGCAAGTGCTGGTACAGACGAAAGAGGCCTTACAGGCCGGGGCGGATGAGATTGATCTGGTGATGCCTTATCAGCAGTTGCAGGCGGGCGACCCGGATACGCCCTGGCAGTATGTGCGCTCCAGCAAACAGCTGTGTGGTGCGCAGGCAAAGCTTAAAGTGATCATTGAGTCTGGAGCGTTGGAAAATGCGCAGCAAATAGCCCAGGCCAGTGATGTTGCCATTCTTGCCGGGGCCGACTTTATTAAAACCAGTACGGGCAAAGTACCAGTGAATGCGACGTTAGAAGCAACAAAAATCATGCTTGAGCGCATCCGAGTGTCGGGCAAACAGGTTGGCTTTAAAGCGGCCGGTGGCGTTAAAAGTGTTGAGCAAGCAAGTGATTACTTACAAGTTGCTGCTGATATCATGGGTGATGACTGGCTATGTGCGGCGCACTTCCGGTTTGGCGCATCGAGTTTGCTACAAGATGTGCATCACCAGCTGGACTGTGCAAATTAGCGGAGATTAGAGTGAAGCGTGACCAGGTAGTGATCCGTGACAGTGAGCGAGAAAAGCAGCAGCTGGAACATGGCGCTGCCAAGCTGTTTATGCGCAGTTATGAGCGGCTCACGCACACGCCAATGCGTCACATTTGGCATAATCAACCTGCCAAGCCAGATGTCAGTTGTTATCTGGGCGAGTCGCAACTCGACATCGAAGTTGCCCATCTGTATGCCAGTGAAACGGAAGCCATGGCCGTGCTTGGCCGTCCACTGTCGCTATTGATGCAACGAGAACTGGCGGTAATGGCGCAGGCACCGAGCTCACAGCGCCTCGCTACGGGTCTGTCTCGGTTACTGCTGCAAAAGGCGGGAAAGCATTATCACTCCCAGCGTGTGTGGTTATTGATCCGCAATGCCAGTCCAATGTGGCACCGTACTGATTTTGAAAGCGCATTGCCCCACTTAACGGTGCCCGCCGTCCATCCTTTCGAGCAAATTTGGTTGCTGTGTGACTTCTTCTGTGGTGATCCGCTGCGCTTGTATTAACCGTGAAATCACGCTTGTGCATAGCCTTGCTGACACTCAGCCCGGTTGAAATTGCCACAAATAGCGCTTTGCGCATCTTTTACTCTTGTTTTCAGTTTGTTCGTCAGTATAATGGGCATCCACTTTGCAGGGGCGTAGTTCCAATTGGTAGAACAGCGGTCTCCAAAACCGATGGTTGCGGGTTCGAGTCCTGCCGCCCCTGCCACTCTAACAATCAGTCCAAATCTAAAATAATGGGTCTTGTCATCACCGCTTATTTGTAAATTTGGATTGAAATGGATTAACCCTGTTTTATGCAGGGTTGTTGTGTCTGTATTTAAGGTAAAAATAAATTATGAGCACTAATGTTGAAAACCCGTCTAGCTCGATGGACACGGTAAAGTGGTTGCTGGTTGCAATTTTGCTGACTGGCGCAGTGGTTGGTAACTACATGTACGCTGACATGTCAGTGTTGATCCGCGCGATTGGTGTCGTGGTGGCTGTAGGTGCCGGACTGGGCATTGCCGCAACAACAGAGAAAGGGCGTACCTTTATCGCTTTTGCTAAAGAGTCTAGAATTGAGGTTCGCAAAGTAGTTTGGCCAACGCGTCAGGAAACAACACACACGACCTTTATCGTGATGGCCGCGACAGTTGTTATGGCGCTGATCCTGTGGGGATTAGACGGCATTCTGTTCCGCGCCGTTGGTTTTTTAACCGGCTTGACCTTTTAATAGGCTAGCGTTTTAACTGGATTGGAGATCTGATCCCATGTCGGATGAGAACAAAGAAAAGAAATTACGTTGGTACGTAATTCAGGCGTTTTCAGGTTTTGAAAAGCGCGTTGCTCAGACCATTATTGAGCACATTAAAATCGAAGGTCTGGAAGACTACTTCGGTGAAGTACTAGTCCCAACTGAAGAAGTTGTGGAGATGCGTGCCGGACAAAAGCGTAAGTCTGAGCGTAAATTCTTCCCGGGCTACGTGTTAGTTGAAATGGTGATGGATGATGCATCCTGGCACCTGGTCAACAGTACACCGCGTGTAATGGGCTTTGTGGGTGGTACGTCAGATCGTCCAGCACCAATCAGCAAAAAAGAAGCTGATCGCATTCTTAACCGTCTGCAGGAAAATGCAGAAGCACCTAAGCCAGCGACCTTGTTCGAGCCTGGTGAAGTGGTACGTGTTATCGATGGCCCGTTTGCTGACTTCAACGGTGTGGTTGAAGAGGTGGATTACGAGAAGAGCCGTCTGAAAGTATCGGTTCTGATCTTCGGTCGTTCTACGCCGGTTGACCTGGAATTTGGACAGGTTGAACAAGATAAGTAATTTTGTTGTTTAAAACAGCAAAAGTTATTGCCAAAGGCCGCTGGTTAATCTATAATCAGCGGCCTTTTTGTATGTCATTACGATGACGCACAAAAAGTGTAATTTTTTAATTGGGAAGCCGTCTGAGTACGCGTCCTCGCGCGCACAAGGCTAAGACCCACATAACGAGGTATTATCATGGCTAAAAAAGTTGAAGCTTTAATCAAGCTACAAGTTGCTGCTGGTATGGCTAACCCTAGTCCTCCAGTAGGTCCTGCACTAGGTCAACACGGTGTAAACATCATGGAATTCTGTAAAGCGTTTAACGCACGTACAGAGTCTATCGAGAAAGGCGCACCGGTTCCTGTAATCATTTCTGTTTACAACGACCGTTCTTTCACTTTCGACATGAAAACTCCGCCTGCTTCTTACCTTCTTAAGA
The Pseudoalteromonas viridis DNA segment above includes these coding regions:
- the secE gene encoding preprotein translocase subunit SecE, whose product is MSTNVENPSSSMDTVKWLLVAILLTGAVVGNYMYADMSVLIRAIGVVVAVGAGLGIAATTEKGRTFIAFAKESRIEVRKVVWPTRQETTHTTFIVMAATVVMALILWGLDGILFRAVGFLTGLTF
- the rplK gene encoding 50S ribosomal protein L11, which produces MAKKVEALIKLQVAAGMANPSPPVGPALGQHGVNIMEFCKAFNARTESIEKGAPVPVIISVYNDRSFTFDMKTPPASYLLKKAAGIKSGSGRPNTEKVGTVTRAQLEEIVETKRPDLTAADMDAAVRTIAGSARAMGLNVEG
- the nusG gene encoding transcription termination/antitermination protein NusG — translated: MSDENKEKKLRWYVIQAFSGFEKRVAQTIIEHIKIEGLEDYFGEVLVPTEEVVEMRAGQKRKSERKFFPGYVLVEMVMDDASWHLVNSTPRVMGFVGGTSDRPAPISKKEADRILNRLQENAEAPKPATLFEPGEVVRVIDGPFADFNGVVEEVDYEKSRLKVSVLIFGRSTPVDLEFGQVEQDK